From one Lolium rigidum isolate FL_2022 chromosome 4, APGP_CSIRO_Lrig_0.1, whole genome shotgun sequence genomic stretch:
- the LOC124647601 gene encoding receptor-like protein EIX2, which translates to MGTLQLPCIQIAIALLLLAQVKSTTEKLSAHPNNTNNSCIADERSSLITFRAGLSDRENRFSSWKGDDCCRWKGVNCSNKTGHVFGLDLRGPYCHNSYVGTLVLGGNISSLLGLQHLQYLDLSCNRFEELQIPEFLGSLHNLRYIDLSMSNFVGRIPPQLGNLSNLRYLSLDSSYGDTFSRDLTWLSRLASLEHLDMAFVNLSIVTNWLPVVNMLSSLKVLRLPICQLRNSADSLQFSNLTSLETLDFSGNHIRKRGSPNWFWDVTSLKYLDVSWNGFYGPFPDEIGELTKLTMLDLSSNNLDGVIHEGHLSRLNMLDALDLSHNFIAITNLIFLDLSYNSFFGNLPAWIGQKLPSLAFLRLRSNMFYGHIPEELMNIVNLQYLDLAYNNITGSIPRSIGNYKRMIQRRDGDDELEDAFNYGAAVGDNALDDYSENFTIITKGQERLYTGEVIYMVNLDLSCNILTGEIPEEIATLVALKSLNLSWNTFSGTIPEKIGALVQAESLDLSHNELTGEIPPSLSALTSLSRLNLSYNNLTGVIPSGNQLQTLEDPSYIYIGNAGLCGPPLPRHCSQLEPIPATQKLHEDAGDVVSFFIAMGSGYVIAIWLVFCTFLFKRKWRVSWFSRCDSLYDRVYVLVAVTWASLIRRNV; encoded by the exons ATGGGCACGCTTCAACTGCCCTGCATCCAAATAGCCATAGCCTTGCTCTTACTTGCTCAAGTCAAGAGCACCACAGAGAAGCTGTCTGCCCATCCAAACAATACGAACAACAGCTGTATTGCCGATGAGAGGTCTTCCCTTATCACCTTCAGGGCAGGTCTCTCGGACCGTGAAAACCGGTTTTCATCATGGAAGGGTGATGACTGCTGCCGATGGAAGGGCGTCAATTGCAGCAACAAGACTGGCCATGTGTTTGGGCTCGACCTCCGAGGCCCTTACTGCCACAACAGCTATGTGGGGACGCTGGTGCTAGGAGGCAACATAAGCTCATTACTTGGTTTACAGCATCTACAGTACCTCGACCTCAGCTGCAACAGGTTTGAGGAGTTGCAGATACCAGAGTTCTTAGGTTCTCTTCACAATTTGAGGTATATAGACCTATCCATGTCAAACTTTGTTGGACGGATACCTCCACAGCTTGGGAATCTCTCCAACCTGCGTTACTTGAGTCTTGATTCCAGCTATGGCGACACATTCTCCAGGGATCTCACCTGGTTGTCACGGTTAGCTTCGCTTGAGCACCTAGACATGGCATTCGTGAACCTGAGTATAGTTACTAATTGGCTTCCCGTGGTAAACATGCTTTCATCCCTGAAAGTTCTCCGTCTTCCCATTTGCCAGCTTAGAAATAGCGCTGATTCTCTTCAGTTTTCAAATTTGACATCTCTTGAAACACTTGACTTTTCGGGCAACCACATCCGTAAACGTGGCTCACCCAACTGGTTTTGGGATGTTACTAGCCTGAAGTATCTGGATGTCTCATGGAATGGTTTCTATGGCCCGTTCCCTGATGAGATCG GAGAGCTCACAAAGCTAACTATGTTAGATTTGAGCTCCAACAATCTGGATGGGGTCATACATGAAGGTCATTTATCACGTCTAAACATGCTGGATGCCTTGGACTTGTCACACAACTTCATAGCCATCACG AATctcatctttcttgatctttCATATAATAGTTTCTTCGGGAATTTGCCAGCATGGATTGGTCAGAAACTGCCATCTTTGGCGTTCCTGCGATTGCGGTCGAATATGTTTTATGGCCACATTCCAGAGGAGCTTATGAACATAGTTAATCTTCAGTATTTGGACCTAGCCTACAACAATATAACCGGGAGCATACCAAGATCTATTGGTAACTACAAAAGGATGATACAGAGGagagatggtgatgatgaattGGAAGATGCATTCAATTATGGTGCGGCAGTTGGTGACAATGCATTGGATGACTATAGTGAGAATTTCACGATAATCACAAAGGGTCAAGAGAGATTATATACAGGAGAAGTCATATATATGGTGAATCTTGATTTATCGTGTAACATTCTTACAGGGGAGATTCCTGAAGAAATCGCTACTCTTGTCGCACTGAAAAGCCTGAATTTATCATGGAATACGTTCAGTGGAACAATTCCTGAGAAGATTGGTGCCTTGGTGCAAGCGGAGTCACTCGATCTATCACACAATGAGTTGACTGGTGAGATCCCTCCAAGCTTATCGGCTCTCACATCATTGAGTCGCTTGAACCTGTCATACAACAATTTAACAGGAGTGATACCATCCGGAAATCAGTTGCAAACACTCGAGGACCCATCATATATTTATATCGGCAACGCAGGCCTTTGTGGTCCTCCTCTGCCACGTCACTGCTCACAACTGGAGCCGATTCCAGCTACTCAAAAACTCCATGAAGACGCAGGAGATGTGGTTTCGTTTTTCATTGCCATGGGATCGGGTTATGTAATCGCTATCTGGTTAGTCTTCTGCACCTTCTTGTTCAAGAGAAAATGGAGAGTCTCTTGGTTCTCGCGCTGTGACAGCTTGTATGACCGGGTTTATGTGCTAGTGGCTGTGACCTGGGCTTCCTTGATAAGAAGAAATGTGTAA